The sequence below is a genomic window from Salvelinus namaycush isolate Seneca chromosome 2, SaNama_1.0, whole genome shotgun sequence.
ACAGAACAATAAAGTTTTAACTTGACCTTGATCTTTCAGATGCTGAGTGCCTGGTGATCAGTCCTGCCAGGCTGGTGGTGAAGTATGGAGACCCAGCCTCCTCTAACTGCAGCTCAGATACCCCTGTAGAGATGGGCTGGGAAGCCACCCAGAGAGGGACGGGTCTAACAGACAAGAAGGTGAAGTTCCTAAACTGGAGGGTGGACAGGTAAGAGAGGCAGACACAGCTGAGACTTTTTAAACTCGTTAAATTAAAGGCTGTTGAACCATTTTTTATGGTTTTACTGGTATTTTAGACATTTCTGGCTTCTATTTTTTATTGATAAAtgttaaatgcactttaaatatttaatttgatttgacagTGTGACTGACTGGACTAACAACCCTAAGTGCTTCACAGACGGAGGCCTGTGTTGGAAACAGCTGAACATCACAGTTTATAGTgagtgacctctctctctctcatcttctctgGTGTTTCTGAATGTATTCTTAGTATGGCTCTGCACTATTAAATCACTGTGTGTTTCCATTCCTCCACAGAGCTTCCAGACCGTGTCTCCTTCAGCTATAGGAAGTACCCTGATCCGATGGTTGAGGGGGATCAGTACCTGCTACAGTGTCTTGTCCAGAACATCGCTCCTATTGGGAGACTCAGGGTGACCTTCTACAAAGTCAATACCACTGGTGAACAGACAGAATTAGACACACAACagaaacacaaggacaacatCAAGACACCAGGGAATGGGACCTATACCCTGGACTTCACCCCTAGTAGAGATGATGACGGGGCCCAGTTGTGGTGTTCAGCCATGTTGGATCTGGGACCAGAGGGACCCCAACCTCCTCCTGTAATGGAATCAGACCGCCTCAACATCAACGTGCACTGTGAGTCCATCTGGTCCTCTGTCTCCACACATTTAGTACAACCGTTAGTTAGAAACCAGACGAGTCATGATGTTGACTGATGTTTTCACTTCATATTCTCTCATTAATCAACTTGTTTctcatctctctttatctctcattAATCAAATTGTTTCATCACTTTCTCTTTATCGCTCATTAATCAACTTGTTTCATCTCTGTCTCCCCCCCAGACAAGCCTCAGATCACTATGAGTCCTGGATGTTTCTCCATGAGCATCACAGAGGGCGACACCCTATCACTTAACTGTAGTGCAAATGGTAACCCTGCCCCCTCGTACGATTGGTTGCTCCCCCAATCCGCCCCCGCCCCCAACACCACGGAAGAGAGATCTGTAGTGACCATCACCAACATGGCCAAGTCTCACTCTGGAAATTACACCTGCAACGCCAGAAACCCCCTGGGAAACATCACCTGGACTGTTAACGTGGAGGTCACAGGTGAGACAGATGGTTGATTGGTTGgatggttgattggttggttggatggTTGATTGGTTGGATGGTTGATTGGTGGATGGTTGATTGGTTGGATGGTTGATTGGTGGATGGTTGATTGGTTGGATGGTTGATTGGTTGGATGGTTGATTGGTTGGATGGTTGATTGGTTGGATGGTTGATTGGTTGGATGGTTGATTGGTTGGATGGTTGATTGGTTGGATGGTTGATTGGTGGATGGTtgattggttggatggatggatgattggTTGGATGGATGATTGGTTGGATGGTTGATTGGTTGGATGGTTGATTGGTTGGATGGATGATTGGTTGGAGGGatggttggttggatggatgattggttggatggatgattggttggatggttgattggttggatggatgattggttggatggatgattggttggatggatgattggttggttggatggatgattggttggttggttgattggttggatggatgattggttggatggttgattggttggttggatggatgaTTGTTTGGATGGTTGGATGGTTGATTGGtcggttggatggatggatgattggTTGGATGGATGATTGGTTGGATGGTTGATTGGTTGGATGGATGATTGGTTGGATGGTTCATTGAATGATTGCTTTGTTgcgtttggaaagtattcagaccccttgactttttccaaattgtgtaacgttacagccatattctaaaattgattaaattgtttccccccctcatcaatctacacacacttcatcaatctacacacaataccccataatgacaaagcaaaaacaggtttttagaatgtttgcaaatttataacaaATACAAAActttatcacatttacataagtattcagaacctttactcagtactttgttgaagcacctttggcagcgattacagcctcgagtcttcttgggtatgacggtacaagcttggcacacctgtatttgggctcccgagtgatgcagcggtctaaggcacagcatctcagtgcaagaggcgtcactacagtccctggttcgaattgttatgttctaattctcagagtgaAAAACTCAACGAACATTTCTGAAAGTTCAACCAAGTTTATTCTGCCCagagggtcaatacagctgcattcagACAACACATGTTTACAACACCacaagaatacagtatatactcaaATTTAgccactcctccttctctccaatccttacatctttaATGGTCTGACAGGAAGAGGAAGTGATAGGATAATAAACCATTGTTTCTCCCTTAAGGGtactctgacctcaaccccctttGATGTCTAATCCAATGATCTCCACCAGTCTCCCCCAACACATTGCACAGCCATCTgtctcctacagataaccattaacatCCGATGTAAAAAACAGTCTCCTTCACTCCTCAGATACTATCCTTCTGAGTATATCAATGTTCCAAGTTTAACccagaatccaggctgtatcacatccggccgtgattgggattccCTTTGGGCGGCGCACTATTGGCCCAGCGTCgaccgggtttggccggggtaggttgtcattgtaaataagaatttgttcttaactggtcatgcctagttaaataaaggttacatttaaaatgtacaatttgtggagtttctcccattcttctctgcagatcctgtcaagctctctcaggttgtatggggagcatcgctacacagctattttcaggtctctccaggatctctctgtactttgctctgttcatttttccctcgatcctgactagtctcccagtccctgccgctgaaaaacatccccacagcatgatgctgccgccaccatgtttcaccgcagggagggtgccaggtttcctccacacgtgacgcttgacatttaagtcaaagagttcaatattagtttcatcagaccagagaatcttgtttctcatggtctgagagtcctttaggtgccttttggcaaactccaagcgggctgttatgttTCTTTTACTGatagctgtgtgcctttccaaatcatgtccaatcaatagaatttaccacaggtggactccaatcgagttgtagaaacttctcaaggatgatcaatggaaacaggatgcacctgagctcaatttcgagtctaatagcaaagtgtccaaatacttatgtaaattaggtatttctgttttttataagtatttaaaaaaatatttaaactgttttcgctttgtcattatggggtattgtgatgtcattatgggttattgtgtgtagattgatgaggatatttTGATGAggatatattttttattgaatccattttagaacaaggctgtaacataacaaaatgtaacataacaaaatatatcataacaaattgtggaaaaagtcaagggatctgaatacttcctgaattcACTgcatctcccttcctctcctctctcccctccctctcctctctttctactcTCCTGCCCTGTAGTGGACTACCTGCCCATCATTGCAGGGCTGGCTGCAGCTGCGGTGGTGATCCTCTTGGTGATCTCCTGTTTCATCTACTCCTCTCATTATAAACACACGCGCATGGGCCACTACCAGCTGAAAGACATGTTGCCACTACGACACAAGAACAAACACGCGGTGCACCACAACGGAATGGACCAGTCCTTTATGTAGAGGAGGGGTTGGGGTCAGAGCATGTGAGCAGAGTTGAATGGTTGGAAATCCGGATGAGAGGGTGTGGCTCTCCACGTCCTTTCCTACGGGTCCCTCACAGAAAAAAACACAGCTCCAAattcgctccattcattaaaatcataATTTAACAAgcacccatctatttttgtgactacctggacctaccaattGTTTTTAAATATTGAAACCAAACAATATGGAattgaatgaaaagtatttgaataaacatgaaaTGATGAACATATTTAATTTTGTAATtgtaaatgtaacctttatttaactagtcaagtcagttaagaacaaattcttactacCAACgtcgaacgacgctgggccaattgtgcgccgccctatgggactcccaatcactgtcggttgtgatacagcctggaatcgaaccaggtctgtagtgacgtttCTAGCACTAagatggagtgccttagaccgaacaatttcaaataggctacatgtcatattaaacagcatataaacactaaGTTAGTCAGGGCCCTGAGAAGGAACCAAAAATAATTATTTAGGATATATTATTTCAATTAATAccaggctatagcctacaaagaaatacattgtgaagcatttacCAGTGCAACACAGTAGCCTGGTAGGgaccagagtatgtgagcggagctGGAACGGAGCAGagcgtgcccaatttgactggctcgtggagcgagattcccaaaggctggagcgtCGGTCTTCTCGTCTGCTCCAGTAGCGCTCACTTCAGGAGCTCAGGGCATGCCCgacccagcatgcatttgtagtcaACGTGTGTGCTGCTaatagccccttgctttagctactgtcatggagttcactAAATATTTGTTAtaaagaaactgattaaacacacaggtgctaaatcaatgtgacttacaaagatgaggatcAAGCGCAAGATACGGAGTGCGGTAACGTGTGTAAGGATGCCACCTGCTGGTATGGTGGTAAACTGTTAGGTTATAAACCGGGTGCCATTGTTTTTTTGCTTTAGATAGAGCAGTTGTTACACGCTGACTACATGAAACATCCACAACTAAAGAATGAAAAGACACTTATTCCAAAAGtatgatggtgtacttactatgtgcacatgctaaaagaaaggaaACGAGGTGGGAAGATaactaagtgtgtcattgtagcaaagtatttataaacaatCTGATATCTTAAACGTTTCGTTCATTGTCTTTCTATTATTTATACAAAAAGGCCGtaattgattttggcccaataggcctgCCATATTCCCACGTTCAAGGAGCTTTTGATTGGGctattttgcctaaaaacctgtaggcctatgtagcagtgtgatgttgttcccctagattacgcaccaaattgcacacaaggaccaattcaaataggccaggtcaagaggggatgttaataatctgataataataataataattcagtgtatttttttatttaattacagctgcatagctaatgtttttatttggtgtacaaacactttttcataccaatattgtacatacaagtgattgtaaaagttttgtatattttggtttggcccatcgcgtgttatctgtattcccataccactttatcgttctcttttgcctgaccctcggctagcaaggtatgttgtccttggctccgaaactgtttaatataaaaccgtcataaggttatacaatgtactgttttgcaaccatacgtttgttatagtgtggacagtgtaggaatttatgttaacaagtttcacagagctcactgactggggtatctgttgtaacttctgagtacttgtgacagtggtgacagtgagtgtccatgtgctcgcgcaggtgccggagagctgtgactgcaccaagggtaacgtgtgtgttgtctcttcgtgtgcagggcaaataaaaagagttcaacgagcagaccgtcagttgtggcagcgtcctaattgaaaacacacaacgcagaacgaaccacgctacacCTACATATAGATTTTTTTTGTAACAGCTCTGCCTAGAGTGGTCATATATATgaaacgccgtttgggtctttgcatgccaaaaaagatacacgtttcaaataagcttgttgaccaatcaggacctgaatatgactgcacgtcacctaataatttaacgcgttcatacatttt
It includes:
- the LOC120019012 gene encoding cell adhesion molecule 3-like isoform X1 — its product is MEIVILVSLLSLYCDFTDAECLVISPARLVVKYGDPASSNCSSDTPVEMGWEATQRGTGLTDKKVKFLNWRVDSVTDWTNNPKCFTDGGLCWKQLNITVYKLPDRVSFSYRKYPDPMVEGDQYLLQCLVQNIAPIGRLRVTFYKVNTTGEQTELDTQQKHKDNIKTPGNGTYTLDFTPSRDDDGAQLWCSAMLDLGPEGPQPPPVMESDRLNINVHYKPQITMSPGCFSMSITEGDTLSLNCSANGNPAPSYDWLLPQSAPAPNTTEERSVVTITNMAKSHSGNYTCNARNPLGNITWTVNVEVTVDYLPIIAGLAAAAVVILLVISCFIYSSHYKHTRMGHYQLKDMLPLRHKNKHAVHHNGMDQSFM